In Aethina tumida isolate Nest 87 chromosome 2, icAetTumi1.1, whole genome shotgun sequence, the DNA window CAGCAGTTTCAATTACATTACTTACTAAAGACATGTATGCCTTCATATCTGACTTCATATCCGCATCTAACTTCTCTGTCAAAGTAATgcctttattatttacaaaagctGCAATCCCTTCTAATTCTGAAACTACAAAAGGGCCAGCTTTAAGGAAAGGCACTTTTCTAGAGGGCGACATGTGCTCAGCGTTGGGTCTCTGTTCTACGTCGAATTCAAGGTTACACATCTTCAGAAAAGTTTTCACCGCTAAACAATTGGCTTTATCCGGTAGTATGATCTGTTTATCTTCAATCTGCTGATACAGCTTGGCGTCTTTAGGCCATGGTTCTTGTATTACACCTTTACCGATGCACAATCGTGATATGAATTTTTCCAACTTGTGAAAACCTTCCTTATGGGGTTCGCCACCGCTGGTATTTAATGGTGGATCTATTAGGATATCAGGCATCCCATCATTTTCTGGTTTGTTGTCGCCATCTCCTTGCGTGGATGTTTTTGTGTCATTTGTATCACCCTGCATGTTGTTTcagtttcaaattttgttgagAAGAAAGAATGACACAAATGACAGTAACGTCAAAATTTCGGTAACTAAATTAATCGATGACATAACCCCCAAAAAAGGTTTGTATCTTTGATACgtcattcaataatattacatcaaaaattCAGATGATTGtcccttattttttaatatttatgtaattatttagttcCTACTTATCATTTTTGGTCACACCTGTGACTTATTAGAGTTGGGGAGTTGCTCAGTTAAACACAGAAGTCAAATATATACCAACtactttattaacaaataattaaaaataggaaacaaacaataatacgCTAAAGGTCATCTTTAAGGATGGGGATGACACTAACCCCACTTACTTCATCTTCTATCTCATTCTCCTCCATCTTCCACAACTGTCAACTgtcaacttttatattttatttaattaatcaatacactaaggtttattaaaacatgacCCCGATGATTTTCTTTATTCAGCAcgtaataaaatcatatgtGACAATACAATGGATTGTTTACATTAGGGTAGCTTCAATTAGTAAAGACTAACAATTTATGAGTGCACTCAATCACGTTTCGAACAAAGGTTGaaagaattttcattttctaatttaaaaacccTTACAACTTTACAAAACgtcgtttttaatttattcttgttTTGTGGTCCCGTATTTGTGCTATCTCACCGCACTCTCATTTATTTCTTTGTGGAGACCCGTAATCTCACCGGAATATTGATAATGGACCTTCAAAGAGAAATTCCACGGCACATTTTCACTAATCTCGGCAACATAAAGGCGGTAGTTTTTTCACCTgtgtaattaaacaatacaagaaattatttacattaaaagaaaatacgtaaatataagaaaattgagTAAGTTACGTTTTCACTTCAACAATATtgtggaaatatttaaatattatctagaggaataaaatgttaaattcttacagtttgtattaataataatgctgTTTTTCTTCCCAGTTCTTTTTGTATTATCAATTCGCCATCctgtgtattttaaattctacatcaattttgttaaaagtttaggaaacaacaaaaagttattttgCTGATCTGATTATTAGAGCTGCCTCTggtgaaaaaaatacaagaacAAATGAATCAAAGAAAAGACGTCCAtcgataaattttactttcggTTAGGACCCCAAACGTGATTAGGACTTTTTGTTACATAACTCAATAAAACGTTGTTGAGTTAGTTTTAAGAAAAGGTTGTACCAGGACTAAATGATTGACATGTCTCGATTCCTTTCTCTGTAAAAATAACTGAGCTGTCTACGTCGAAAACATTCATATGTTAGTGCGTAATTCGATTGCGGCAGTCTTTCACGTGACCAAGATTATTTTCGATGTTTCACATTGTTTCCCATTccggaaatataatttattagccCTGAAAAGTCAAAGAATAACGTTTACACGAAAACTGTGGCAAATTTGTCCACACTTCCGATAACAGCTTAAAGTTAATTGAAAGTTCTCCCTggcacaattttta includes these proteins:
- the LOC109596578 gene encoding metaxin-2-like, which encodes MQGDTNDTKTSTQGDGDNKPENDGMPDILIDPPLNTSGGEPHKEGFHKLEKFISRLCIGKGVIQEPWPKDAKLYQQIEDKQIILPDKANCLAVKTFLKMCNLEFDVEQRPNAEHMSPSRKVPFLKAGPFVVSELEGIAAFVNNKGITLTEKLDADMKSDMKAYMSLVSNVIETAELYICWMDNEIYNEVTSVRNGSIYPWPLNHIQNRAKRGQVIQKLKVLRWHTKTMQEVIQDVENCCQALSDRLEGEEYFFGTTPTELDALIFGHLFTILTTQLPKDDLANTIKKYPLLLKLVENIEKLYL